The stretch of DNA agctgctgcaactaGCTGAGTCCAGCTCGCATGTAATGCACCCGGAGTCTGATATATGACTTCATCATGACCTGAAGTCTATGCTCCTCCTCCCGCCTGATATGTGACTAGGTCCATTGGAAATAAATCAGCCTacatcatagaatccatgaaccgcaacatacgactcATGACCTCCTAAAATCCCGGTGTAGACATGAAATCCGCTGGGGCCGACTCAGTTGCAGGTACCTCGCCCTGCTCTTCAATAacaggatcctctactggatgcACTGGTGGCACAATGAGAGTAACTCTAGGATGCCCTAATCCTCTGGCAGGAGCTAGAGCTCTCCCTCGGCCTCtgtctcggcctctagcaatatgGGAGCAACTCCTCTACCGCCGGGTACATCTGCcgtacgcgttctcaccatctgtgagagaataagagaaagacacttagcacaacatcaactgcacgataagaGATGATGAAAGAGAAGTATACTAACACCCTATTGACTCTCTAATTTAAGTACGGACATATCCGCactgatccgcaagattctattgggcccgctcatgacttgtgagacctacatgaaccttgtaacgacccgaccagtcgttttactTTTTAGATCACCGTTCCCCTAAGTAAGACTTCCAGTAtgtacttttactgttttatgacttgcgtggatggttggtttaggtttggaagtgttcgggttgaaatcggaacacctaGTTCCTTAATAGCGGCCtatgatggccaagtttgactcgAGTTaacattttaagtaaacgacctcagaaccaggatttgatggttccaataggtttgtatgatgattttggacttgggcgtgtgttcggatcgggttttgggtgatccgggagcatttcgacgcttaatgTTGGAAGTTGGTACATTGAAAATTTTCTAGTTCTTTTAATTTGGGTTGGAGtatactttggtgttatcgagatccgtttgggattcctagcttgggaataggtctgtatgatgatttaagacttgtacgcaaaatttggtgttgttttaagtagtttaagtatgatttggcgcgttcggagtaagttgaaaagcttgaagttcataatttgatccaatttgattttgggatacgatttttagttttgttattgttgtttcacGTGTTTCGAGATtccgagcaggtccgtattatgtttattgactttttggtgcagttggacggggtcccgggtgaatttcggaccacccggagttGAGTTCAAAAATCTGCTATCTGCTGTTCTTGTTTCCTTTTTCACAAATGTGGAGAAGGCCTCGCATTCATGATGAAGGAATTGGGATAGGGAGATTTTTGTCCTACACGTTCGCGAAAGGGagctcgcgatcgcgaagcttcggaccactggccttcgcgttcacgtgaggtggtccgcgttcgcgaagggtaaggcaAGCTGGGAGGGGGTGGCACACTGTTGGTCTTTGCGTCCATGAAGAAGCCCTCATATTAGGACTGTACCATGTATTTCTCATATTATTTGTACTcaaatttttagtttaattacttaaattataCTTGATAATGGATAAAGGATTCAAAAAGACTGAgcttcattactttgagtttttgcgggttacttgaccgttggTGGAAATTATGCCTCCTTGTGCATTATTCCTGTAGTAACCGTTAATCGGAGCttgtagagtattctctcttcctGTTGATCGGGCCGAATGTCTTaacagtttaatagatgcatctatggttctcgccggtcgaccctcggcagtgtatacattattctggatcgggccgtataaCCTCGACATAAATTGTGCGTGATATTGCTCGGAGTctgattatacttgatattactTCCATGACTTGAGAATTTATAATTACATGATGGCTCTTAATTTCTGAAAGTAGTATATGATAATGGGATTTTTTAATTGATACTTAGTTACGGAACCACTTATTTATTGTTCATTAATTAGTTATTACTAATGTATTCCATGCCCATTTATAATTTTTACATTTTATCTattgacccttagtaagtgtcgatgtcgacccctcgtcacgacttcttcgaggttagactatgtacttactgggtacatgttatttatgtactcacgctacacttctgctctaatcgtgcaggatctgaggcaggtgcaaaTGGTGGCCATACAGGCGTGTACCCCCGCTACccggaggcttagtggtgagctgctttctatgCCCGTTCTGCCTTGCGCAGAGTCTCTCCTTGTCGCatttatttttctgtctattttactCCAGACAGTAGTATAGGagattttatatattctactagtttgctcgtgcaattgtgacaccgggttttgggagattctAGTAGATATTTTATGGTTTTGATTATTAAATTCACTATTTCACTCTTTCAttattttatgctttatattactacaatcaCTTATTAATCGTTCTCctattaaataaaattaattactttaaaaatatttaaatgaacAATTACatggatagttcaccgttggcttgcttagcgacgacgttgggcgccatcatggcctatagtggaaattgggtcgtgacagtttggtatcagagcactaggttcacataggtctcacaagtcatgaacgggcctaatagagtcttgcagatcggtgcggagacgtctgtatttatctttgataggctatatggtgttaggaaacttctttttttacatctcctatcgtgcagttgatgttgtgctaagaatctttctcttattctctcacagatggtgagaacgcacgtGACAGATGTACCCGGCGGAGGAGGAGATGCTCCccttgttgctagaggccgaggcagaggctgagggagggctccagctcctgcCAGAAGACGAGGGCGTCTGAGAGTTGCTCCTATTATTCCACCAGTGGGATCTTGTCCCGCACCAAAACTGTGCTTTACCCCTAGATGTCTCTACAACtcttaaaataaaaaatgaaatggaATTCAAATTGGTCGAGAAACAAAACCGCGCTAGTCAGAATTTGGGGAAAGATAGAGAGATCTCTAGGATCTCCTAATCAAATTGAGAGTTCGCTTTGCCAGTCCATGAATATACCGCACCCAGCAGTTTGAGGAGTTGCCCAGATACGGGTCGAAGCCCTGCCTAAAAAAAGTCAAGACTTTTGTGCAGATTCCAGTATCCAACCCATCTCTTTCTGCCGATTTCCCAGGTTGTCGGAATCTCTAGTTCGATCAGGACCCGGTCGCTACCCTGCCTGCTTTTGTCTCAAATAGGGCACAAATTGAGATGAACAGACTCGTAACCAGACAGAAAGTAATTTTCCACTCACGACCAAAGCGCTGTCGCACCTCTACTATTTTAGGCATAACGCGGTTTTAGTCTTTACAAGGGCACCCCTAGCccagtggaggatcctgttattgaggagTAGGGCAAGGTACCTGCAGCGGAGCTGGACCCAGTGAATTTCatgtctgcaccgggattccaggaggtcataagccgtatgctgcagttcatggactctatgacgTAATGTGGTTTATTTTTAGtgaacccagccacatctcaggcgggagggggaacacagacccctaccgctcaggctccagggcatgcattTGCCGTATATCAGATCGCGagtgcactacctgtgggtgaGGCTCAGCCAGTTGCATCGGCTATACCAGAGCCTAGATCATCCGCGACCGGCGAGCGGCAGAAGCTATTAGATAGACGGACCATGCTACATCCTCCTGCCTTTGGcggtgagtgacatgaggacccccaagacTTTATTGATCATTGCAAGGACATACTACACAATATGAgagtattggagtcccatggagtGAAGTTTAACACattccagctggagggcaaggCCTGTAGATGGTGGTAGTCCTATCTTCTCaccagaccagcaggttctcctcccttgatttgggaccagttcacacgtctctttctggagagatatatcccaccctcttagagggaagtATTACGGGGTTAGTTCGGGCGGCTCTAGCAAGGTCAGATGTCTGTGACCGATTATGAtgtgagattctctgagttgtcttgtCATGCACTTATGAGACTCCCCACCAAtgtagagagagtgcagaggtttattgcgggcttgcactatggtatccaggtcactatggcccgagagattAAGATGGGGACTCTTTGCGAGCAAGTTGTGaagatagctcagaggatcgagGGTATTCGTCAGCAAGGGCGAGAGCAGGCTCTGAGGGACAAGTGGCCTCGATATTTTagagggttcagtggtgctccgtctgggggaagAGGCCAGCTTGTGAGGGGCCAGTCTAGCAGTCCCATGTATTCAACACCGTCGCcttctcggggtgctctagtgcggccctatttcagcgccattcCAAAGAGCTCCTAGgatccaccagctattcagggttcttccagtgggtgttCAGGTCTCCAAGGTCAGACTTAGGGTTAGTCATATTCAGCATcgataggttgttttgagtgcgagGAGTTTAGTTATGTGAGGAGATTCTACCCCAGGTtttggggcaaggcagtacacTAGGGCCATCAACCCATGATCACCGCACCAGCCGTCCGGCCCgccagaggtggagggcaggtgggtaggtgtcgccctagaggtggaggctaatcaagtggtgctccagctaggttctatgcctttctAGCCAGACtagatgcagtagcctcagatgccatgatcacatgtattatctatctgcggtagggatgcttcggtactatttgatccagggtctacataatTATATGTTTCATTTTTGTTTTCTCATTTTCTgtgtgtttctcgtgagtccttgggtgctcttgtatatgtgtccatgccagtgGGCTATTTTGTTATTGTGGTCGGATCTACCGATCATGCATAGTgactttctatggttatgagactagagcagatcttctattgctcgacatgaccgactttgaggtcatcttgggcatggactggttgtctccgtaCCAAGCCGTTCTTGATTGCTATGTAAAGAATGTTACCTTGgcaatgccagagttgcctagattggagtagaGGGGTTCATCTATCAGTACGTCCAGCCGAgttatttctttcttgaaagCTCAATATATGGTTGAGaatggttgtttggcttatctagcttttTTTCGGGATATTGCTGTAGAGACCACCACAATTGATTTAGTGCCTATGGtgcgggagttctctgatgtgtttccttatgatctaccaggcatgccaccagatcgtgataatGATTTTTGTATCAATTTGGCactaggtacccagcctatatctatttcaccataccgcatggctccaaaagagttgaaaaaacagcttgaggagttgctagtgAAGGGGTTCTTCAGGCcgagtgtatctccttggggtgcaccggtgttgtttgtgaaaaagaaggatggtactatgcgaacttgcattgattaccgccagttgaacaaggttagcaataagaacaagtacccattaccacgtattgatgatttgtttgaccagttgcagggtgccataGTGTTctataagatcgacttgagatctgggtTTCATCAGCTGATGATTCGTgattcggatattccgaagactgctttccagattagatatggccactatgagtttctagtgatttcCTTTATCTTGACCAACGCCCtgcgacgtttatggatttgatgaatcgtgtGTTCAGGCCATACATTatctcgtttgtcattgtcttcattgatgacatattgatctactcgcgtagtatggaggagcacgggtagcatttgagagttgtgcttcagactttgtgggaacagaaactatatgctaagttctccaagtgcgagttcttgttagattctgtggcattcttggtgcatgttgtatcaggtgagtGTATTAAGTTAGATCCCAGTAAGATCGAGGTAGTCCAGAGTTGGCATCGTCTACCACAGCGATCGAGATCAATAGCTTTTTGGGGtttgcaggttattatcgtcgatccgtgtagggcttctcatctattgcggtacctttgactagattgacccagaagggtgttccgttctgatggtccgatgattacgaggcgagctttcagaagctcaagacaacattgactacaacactggTGTTAGTATTTCCTTCCatttcagggatgtatactgtgtattgctaTGCTTCATGCATTGTCCTGGATTATGTATTGATCCAGGAGgggagagttattgcatatgcttcacgtcagctgaagccttatgagaagaattaccccgtacatgatttggagttggtcgcgatagttcatgctctcaagatctggagacACTATCTTCATGAGGTGttctgtgaggtttacactgatcatcgtagcttgcaacatttgttcaagtagagggatctcaatttgaggcagtgcaTGTTGCATgagttactgaaagactatgatattaccattctttatgATTCAGGCAAGGtaaatgtggttgcggatgccttgagcagaaaggtcgatagtatgggtagtttggcattcatttcaataGAGGTGAGACCATTGGCTTTgtacattcagtccttggctaacagatttgtgaggttggatattttagagcctagtcaagttcttgcatgcgttgtggctcagtcttcattatttgagcggatcaaggctcgtcagatccacacttgctggttcttagagagactGTACTACATTGTAGTGCCAAGGTGGTTACTATTAGTAAGGATGGTGTTTTGCCACtctagggtcgtctatgtgttcctaatgttgatggattgagggagaagattctagagggggcacacagttctcggtattctatttatccgactgctacgaagatgtatcgcgacatgaggcaacattattggtggcgacggatgaagagggacatagttgagtatgtagcgagatgcctaaattgtcagcaggctaagtatgagcaccagaggccagattACCTACTTCAACAGAAgtttataccggagtggaaatgggagcacatcactatggattttgtagctGGGTTGCCGCACACGTTGAGAAAGTCTGatgccgtttgggtcattgtcaacAGGATAAACAAGTCAGCATACTTTATTCCAGTGACGACTACGTACTCTtcaaagaggttggcccagatttacattctggagattgtccggttgcatggtgtgcctatttccatcatttcagatagaggcccttagttcaattcacatttttggagagcagtatagagcgagttgggtacccgggtagagctcagtacaatctttcatccgcagacagacgggcagtcggagcaaacagttcatatcttggaggatatgctcagagcctGTGTGATTGatttcggagggcagtgggatagATTTTTGCcttttggctgagtttgcttataaccacagttatcattccagcatttagatggctccatttgaggctttatatggccgacGATGTCATTTGCACATCGAATGGTTTGAGCCCggggaggctaggttatatggcacgAATttagtaaaggatgccttggagaacgtaaagttaattcaggagcggcttcgcacaatacaatccagatagaagagttacggaGTTCAGAAGgagcgtgatttatcatttatggtgggagagaaggttctcttgaaagtctcgtcgatgaagggtatcatgaggttcgggaagaagggcaagttgagcctaaggtttattggcccatttgaggtgttgaggcgagttggggaggttgcttatgagcttgctttgcctccagtctatcgggagtccatccggtcttccatgtgtctatCCTCTGGAAGTACCATACTGACAGGTCGCATGTGATTAATTACATCACGATtaagctagatgagagcttgggttatgaggaggatccAGTTGTTATTGTTCACAAGcaggttcaccagttgaggtcaaagaagcTTTCTacggtaaaggtccagtggaggggtcaaccagtcgaggaagctacttgggagactgaggaggacatgcggagaagata from Nicotiana tomentosiformis chromosome 11, ASM39032v3, whole genome shotgun sequence encodes:
- the LOC138901980 gene encoding uncharacterized protein, producing the protein MVENGCLAYLAFFRDIAVETTTIDLVPMVREFSDVFPYDLPGMPPDRDNDFCINLALGTQPISISPYRMAPKELKKQLEELLVKGFFRPSVSPWGAPVLFVKKKDGMYTVYCYASCIVLDYVLIQEGRVIAYASRQLKPYEKNYPVHDLELVAIVHALKIWRHYLHEVFCEVYTDHRKVNVVADALSRKVDSMGSLAFISIEVRPLALYIQSLANRFVRLDILEPSQVLACVVAQSSLFERIKARQIHTCWFLERLYYIVVPRSHVINYITIKLDESLGYEEDPVVIVHKQVHQLRSKKLSTVKVQWRGQPVEEATWETEEDMRRRYLHLFRTPGIILYPFEDERMFKRWRM